From Melospiza melodia melodia isolate bMelMel2 chromosome 2, bMelMel2.pri, whole genome shotgun sequence:
aggctgtccagagaagctgtggatgccccaaccatggaagtgttcaaggccaggctgaacagggctttgagcaacctggtctgatggaaggtgtccctgcccatggcaggggggttggagctgggtggtcccttccaactcaaaccattttggGATTCTGTGATGTAGCCAGTTCTGCATGTTGGGAAGGCAAACAGTGAGCAGCTGGATGAGATGGCTGAAGCTGTATAGAGGAAATGTGTTCCAAACTTTAGATAAACTTTCAGCTGAGCTTCTTGTTCAATCCTGGGCTTTTCACCCACCACTGCATTGTCTCTGTATAACTGCAACCACCTCCATGAGCTAGAGGAGAGGCGTTCTTATTCCTTCTTGGGAATGGAAGCTCCTGTTGTTAAACTTCAGGGGTGGGAGAAGTTACTGTCTCCCTCTGGCCCCCCAGGCCGGCAGCTCTGCCCACTGCAGAGGGAGATGCTGGAAGTTGCATGGAAGCCGACAGACCCACAGCTTCCAGGGCTGCTGGCCGCAGTGCCAGCTGACTTTGTGCCTTGCATTTCAATCCACAAGTGCAGGAACACAAACAAACAATGCTGGGGGAGGGGAAGCTGAAGGGAGAGGAGCAAAGTGCTTTTCCAGCATTGGTTTTGCCCTGAAGGGGATTTTTCAGGTCAAAATGGTGCTGCtatcaaataaaaaaaattacataacttttttttttctttttctccttttccccaccCTTCCTTGCTGTGGCCAAAGCTGCAGATCTGGGACACGGCGGGCCAGGAGCGGTTCCGGTCCATCACGCAGAGCTACTACCGCAGCGCCAACGCGCTGATCCTGACCTACGACATCACCTGCGAGGAGTCCTTCCGCTGCCTGCCCGAGTGGCTGCGCGAGATCGAGCAGTACGCCAGCAACAAGGTCATCACCGTGCTCGTGGGTAAGCCCCtgctgccccaggctgcctctgcgGCCTGTGCTCCACCGTTCCCGCTGCAAATGGGGTGCTCCGAGGGGTGTTCAGGGTGCCACCCCGCCAAGGGTGGTCCTGGTTTGGGTCTAAGGCTGTTGTGTGCGGAGAGGGATGCTTCCCACCATGGCGACTGAAATGCAGGTGGTGGGTGCAGCTACCACTGAGCTAAGGATGGGGCAGTCCCCCTTGTGGCTCCAAGCCCAGATCTCCACAAAGAAGTGAGGACCTGCTCGAGCTGGTGATGTGTAAGATCCCATAGAAAAGAGGGTGTTCCCTGCTTGCAGGGGACTTGTATACCCACGGGAATGGGGGCGGGAGAAGAGGACCGCAGGTGTCCTGTTGGGGGCAGGGGAAGAGGACCTCAGTGGTATCCTATTGAATACAGGATACCTTAATGGTATAATACCATTGCGGAGGGGTAACCAGGGGCCAGACCACCAGGGGGTGTAAGGCACAGGGGTGGATGAGGGAGAGACCATGTGATGGGAGAAGGGAAATAACAATCTAcgtgacataacatactcagtGCAAATTTCAAATGGCCAGTGCAAAACAACAgctaaataaactatttagtgcaatgcAACAGTGATGCTATACTCCACTGGTGTGAGACAACCAGTCCTGTCTCAAGTGGTCAGGATCTGGGAACTGCATCAGGACATGGTGGTTGTGTGGGTGACAGCATTCATAGGTGGGGCAGCGCTGCTGCAAAACTGGATGTTCTTGCGTGGATTTTAGGGAGACTAAAAATAAACAATGGAATGTTATATTAATCTGTAGAGCTTCAACTCAAGGCAAAACAGACCTCAGGCCATCTGTCTGCTACAGGCAAGGGGAAGGTTATTTTGCCTACCAGTGCTTTTCCATGCTCTGCTTGCAGCATCTGATAGCTGGGATTTGGCTTTTAAAGGTCCAAGAATATATAAAGAAGAGTGGAAAAATAACTTGGGGAAGGCTAAGAAGTTTCATGCTACAGTGTCACCTTTAATAGTTTGCTATTTAAATGAAAAAATCTAGGTCATTGTAAGAGGTgtctaaaaatgtattttaaaggaggaaaaaatctttGAGTTTAACATGCCCCAGTGCTACTTCAAGTGAGCTATGGGGTTTATAGAGCTTCCATACAAGAAACTCATACTCCATGAGTATGGCCTGGATACAAATGGTGCAGAAATAACTAATAAATTACTAACAAAtgtacattaatttttttttttcagtgaacaTTAAGTTAATTGATAGCATCTACAGCACAGCATATAAATCATATTGTAGTCATAACACACCCTTTGAAGATGGTGACACCCATAAATCACTTGTGTTGAGTAATAATCTCTTCAGAAGGGTAACTTCAGTGCACGTAGTGGGTCCAAGACACTGATGTATTGGGAAAGGAGATCTCGGAGGGGAAGGCTATGAGAGAAGGCTTGCTGGTGGAAACACCACCTCTTCCTCCTTTGATCTCTCACAAAATTGCTGGTAGGAGTGGGGCCAGGAGAGGTTTCCTCCTGAGCCTGGTGAGTCTGTGGACGGAGCAGTCTGCTATCGAAGGTCCTGGTCTGTTGCCATTGTTGTAAGATTGGTTTATGGCAGAAACATCATGTTTGAAGTTAAGTGGCCAGAAATAGTGTATAATCATATCAGATGCTGCTTGAGGCTTTAATCAACTCTCTGCCAGACAGATCCCTCTGAACCGAAGCGTTGGTTTCTCACCCCACCTCACTCTGCAAGTGCCCCACAGCCCATCCCTCTTCCAGCCTCCACAGCCGATTCCTAGACTGGAATACTGAAATGGGGAACCTTCCTTCCATGCCAGGCTTTTTAAAAGCTTCTAACAACATGATGAATATCACATTTAGTGTCCCCTATGCTATAATTGACATTTTAAGTGCTCCTCAGAGCTAGCACAGGAGAATTTTCAATAGATGTTAGCATGGAAATCCTTTAATGTTGGTTGATAGCAGCAAACAGATGCACTGGTGCTAAATTAAAGCATACTGGCTTGGATGTTTACAGGGCATATTTCATTACATGAGCTGATATTAAATGGACTTGAGTGTTTCAGGGAACCCATTATTTGGAGGGGAGAGCAAGCACTAGGAGTTACATATCCAAGCTACTGTCCATACGTACATCAAACCAAACTCTTATTTATCCTTCATAGTCCTCAGTTTCTTTTGGTTTTGAAATTAACTccttttctaaaatattttatcAATGCAGGTAATAAGATTGATTTAGCTGATAAGAGGGAAGTCtcccagcagagagctgcagagtTTTCAGAAGCACAGGACATGTACTATCTGGAAACGTCAGCAAAAGAATCGGATAATGTGGAGAAACTCTTCCTGGACTTGGCCTGCCGGCTGATCAGCGAGGCACGACAGAACACCCTTGTGAACAATGTCTCATCCCCCTTACCAGGAGAGGGGAAAAGCATCAGCTACTTGACTTGCTGTAATTTTAATTAAAGAGCTGGCATGTGATTGCCCCTTCTGCCATGGgccaagtggatttttttttttttcctgtgctgggATTTATCTACTTGAAGGAGTTCCTGCCAATCAGACCCATCTGGCTTGCTCAGAGTCAGGTTACAGTCCTGGAAGCATGGCAGGCTGATGGTTCCAGCTGCATGGCAATGTAGCAGAATACAACAGggtttaaatttcatttttcttgCAGTCTGTGGAGCAGATCAGAAAAGGAAGAGTTGCACAAGTGCTTTGTGTAACGCAGAACATGAGctgttttgtttccttctgtgCGAGAGTAGACCAGCCTTTCTTGAAGATACTAAAGAGATCAAAATCTCTCTCACAGAACAATGTGTTTGACCCTTTTTAAAGTGAAACAAAATAAGAAGAAACGCAACAATGAGCACTGACTTTGGACTACCCTGGCAATCTCCTGGGCTGTCAGCGAGCGAGCCCGTAGGATGTGTACATAACGTCTGCCCCTGCGTCTCCATGGAGGACTCTGGTGTTTGAAATAGTGTTATGTCTCTCATCTACAGGCACTTTCATGAATGTGGAATAAACAAAAAAGTTACATATAGCAGCATTTTCAAGACTGAAGAAGACATGGATACGGCTCAGTCGCTCCCTTTGGTGCTAGCAGTTCAGCAAATATTCCATAGGCCAAATGTAGTCTTACCACATTACTGTCTTCTGAATGTGTAACTTAGACTGGTTAGGAAAAAACACTAATAAGCACtgttcataaaaataaaaaaaaaaatctcattaccTCTTTTTCTAGGCCTGAACATAGTGGGAAAGGACTGTGTGCTTCTTTGATATCCAACAAAGGATGAAAAGACtttccagaaataaaaataaataaataaattaaccaTTCCTCCACTAATTAGTCATGTCCTGATGTAAAAAGTTGGTAGCCTTGGGAAAGGTGTTTGGTGGACTTGGCAGAAGTGCACCAGACATGGCCAGAGTCTTGTGGGTGCATGGATGGCGTACAGGGGTTCCAAGGAAGCACAGTCTGAGCTGGCACTCTGCAATGGTGCAGCTGGAAAACAAAGCCTGGCGATACAGCTCTCGTTGGAAGGCAGTGTGCAGATTTGCAGAGGGTTGGTTTGATGGTCAGTGGAAGTAGCAGGGGGTTGCAAGTGCTCCTTCCATGCTGCTCCATCCAGCTCTCACCTTGTGGCAGTGCTCTCCAAGGTGCTCTTGGAGGTCTCTGCTTGGTATCCGGGCTCTCTGCTGGGGTAGCTTTTAGGGCAGGGCTGTGGAGTCATTTTATTTACCTGATGCTTTGCACCCTTAATCCCAAACTCTGGTACGTGTAACTGTTTGGGCAGCTTcttcctgcagaagctctgaagGGGAAGCAGCCTGGAGTTTGTGATGTTACTCCACCTCTAGTGCCATACAGTGCATTGCAGTCTGACACTTTGGCATGGAAACAAGGCCGGGAGATAGTGAATATGCACATAAACAGTTATATTTAGGAGTTTGAGTTCAGTTTAGCTAATCTGGATAAATCTCTCCTGATGATTACATGGCTGTGATATGCTGCAATTTAGAGTTAATCAATTTAATATTATTTGGCTTTTACTGAAGACTATAACAGAGCTTTTGTATTGATGTAAAAAGCTGCCAGTAAGTACTTATTGAAAAAGTAGCAATTGAAAAAAAGGAGGCATTTTGAAATGCTTTTTTTGTTTCCTGGGAAGATTTTTTTGGCCTGTATCATGTTGTGCCTTTGATATGTAACAGGAAGCTGACTCTGTGTCAGAGAGAGGGGGATTGGTTTGTCATAGGgccatttttaatattttcttgttATTTTTAGGTCATTTTTATGACTAGTGGTAAAAGGAAGATGTAGAAGTTGTGGTATGAAGCTTGTTTGTCATTTAGGTAACATTTAGCAAAGAGCTTCTGTAAGTGTGAGATGCTGGGGGACACGtcatctgctgctctgctctggtccATTTCAGCCTCTGCTCATGTTGTAATCCGGAGGATTTGGAAATGTGTGGGACTTGGTGGCTTCTGCTGTACTGGACCATGTGATCTGTGCTGAAGAGCAGTATCTTTTTGCTTGAGCATTCCCCAAATCACCAAATGCAGCTTCATTTGAGCTTCTGAAGAGCACCCAACTCCAAGAGAGCTGATTCTGCCCAGCTCTTAGGTAGTTCTTTAGAGCTGGACTCATGGTGTTCCATGGCTGGTAAAACTCAAGTTAAAAATCAATACCATGTGCATTTAATTTGTAGTAGGTCTTAGTCCCTGAAGCTGGACCTGTCAGCATATAATTGATAACAAATAGGGCAGGGCTCTTTGATCAGCTTAATCAAGGAGGAAGGAGACTGCCCAATAAAACACCCATGGGTAACTCAGCCTGGTATCTAAAAAGATCAAAGCTGGGCAGGTACTCTTCATCCCTGCTGAATAGCACTGTAAATGCATTTTAAAGTGCTCCTTGCATCACTTCTGGAGCTGGAACATGACTGAACAAACTGAGCTGGTCAAATAGCAGAAACTGCTAACTTTATTTTCTTGGATATTTACTTTGTGATTTCTAGAAGCCTAAatcttctcccagtgctttcctaATCAGTAAGTGACTATTTTGGATACTAGCTGCCTACTAGCAACTTCAAAGCACTGGTTCTTTTTATTGCTAGTGAATCTTTGTGTAAGGACCCCAGCTCCAGACAGCGATGTGCTTTTGCGCTGGGGTGGAATGCTGTGGTTGGGCTGATGTTCAAGTGAATGACCTGACTTCTCCAGTCAAATTTGAACTGATTCCTTTCAGTGTTTATTCTGTGTTGACTTAAAAAGTTGAAAGGAAGCAATGATGGTATGTGCAACGCTTTTTACGCGGTCATAAACCAAAGCTATAGTTTGAGACTCACCCCTCTCTCTGCTGTTTGCAGAAACGCCTCTTGTTGAAGAAGTGGTGTTTTATTGTAGTAACTCCTTTCCTGGAGTTACTTCTGTACACCTCTGAATATCTCTGTAGTGCAAACAGCCAAACCTTCCTTGTAGCACTGAGCGCTTATCTTCTCTTCTGCAGTCTGATCCACTGCTAAAGGCTTCCCAACTGGAAGAGGAACTTTATCAACTGCAGaatcttgaaaaataaaaaaatcccaattacGTGATAATCAGCTCTCCAACTAAGCACCTTGCTAGATTTTTGAGAGAACTGTCAGTAAAAGCCTTGTGATGCTTGCTGGATAAAGTATCCAAAACCCATGCAGAAGTGATATAATGGGGCCAAATTTGACTGGGAATGTTCTCTACTAGGAGGAGCCAAACTTTTAGTGTGGTTCCTGGATTTGAATGTGTTTTGAGGGTGATATATTCACAGCCATGGACTTCCTTATTTCTGgctgaatgttaatttttgtagTAGTCCTGTAATGAGACCCTGTCGTGACATTTTTAGCACAATGATTACGTCCAAGCAGGAGCCAAGACTGGATGATCAACAGCTGTTTGCTTAATCTAGCAGGCCTGTTAGCAGAGATTAACAGAAGCATCTCTGAAAACTGGATGGCCTAAACTCTGATTTCCAGTGGGAGCCACTGATTCAGTCAGGTTGATCTTGAGTAAACCACCAAACTTTCAGTGCTTCAGATCGCTGGGTGTGAAGTACTTGCTGTGAAGTTTTGCATTGGGTGTTGACACAAAGTTTGCTGAGACAAGCCATGACTCCCTTCTGTCCATATTTGCATTCCCCCATGAAAATGCTAGgggacaaaaaacccaaataaaaaaacccaccttCGGGTCAAAGAAATAATACGGGAAAAGTGAAATTATGAGCTCTGTAAAGAAAGGGCATGTTGGGTGCCTCTTCCTACCTCGAACCCTGAAGTCTTGATTTGACCTCCAGGTAAGAGTGTGCAGTCAGAGACCGTGTTTGTGCTGAATGCTAGATGGCTCTATGATCATTATTTAATGAAAACCACACATGACCAATTATCAGGCCAGATAATTTGTTCTTTGCTGTAGAACACATGGAACAGCCCCTAAAATCTGTCAGCCTGCTGGTGCTGTTTGTGTTTTTTTGGAGATGGCTGTGTTGGTAACAGTTGGCTCCTGCTAGTCTAGGCTGAGCAGTTAATGGCTATCGAATTCCTGCAGCATCAGTAATGCCAGCAGCA
This genomic window contains:
- the RAB30 gene encoding ras-related protein Rab-30, with the protein product MSMEDYDFLFKIVLIGNAGVGKTCLVRRFTQGLFPPGQGATIGVDFMIKTVEINGEKVKLQIWDTAGQERFRSITQSYYRSANALILTYDITCEESFRCLPEWLREIEQYASNKVITVLVGNKIDLADKREVSQQRAAEFSEAQDMYYLETSAKESDNVEKLFLDLACRLISEARQNTLVNNVSSPLPGEGKSISYLTCCNFN